Below is a genomic region from Methanococcus maripaludis.
TTCCAAGTTTAAGGTGTTTTCCATGTTTTTTGATATACTTCCAAGGGTCGGATTAAAACCAAAAGATTACATTCTTAAATTCATACTTCCTGCAAGCGCAATTTCAATCCTATTATTAATTTTAGGAATAACCTACTTTTCAGGATACACCCGATTAGTTGTATTATTTTTACCGCTTCTTTTAATGGGAAGTGCTATAGGTTATCCCTACATTGAACTCGATTCACAGCGCCAGAAAATAAACGAAAGACTCCACATATTTATTACAAAATTTGGTGTCCTTTCGATCACGGATTTAGATAGAAAAGAATTAATGCACCTTTTAGCAACTGAAAAAGAAGAATTAGGCCAGCTTGCAATTGAGTCCCACAAAATCTTCGTATTAATTAAAAGATGGAACCAGTCCCTTGCAGAATCCTGCAGATTTTTGGCAAACAGATCTCCAAGCAACCAGTTCGGTGATTTTTTAGACCGTATGGCATATTCAATAGACAGCGGTCAGGATTTAAAAGAATTTTTAAGTGGGGAACAGGACGTTGTGATGGAAGATTACGGTGAATTTTATAAAAGGGCAATCTACACGCTCGATACATTTAAAGAAATGTACGTCAGCGCGGTGACTTCGGTGTCATTTTTCGTAACTTTTGCGATTATTGCACCATTTTTGCTCCCTTATGACTTTGTTACAATGGTAACTGTCGCCCTTTTGGGATTTATACTGATTGAAGTTATACTGGTTTATGCAATAAAGAGCAGACTTCCCTATGATCGTTTGTGGCATACTGGAGAAAGACCAACCAAAATCGACTTAAAATTAAAAAAATGGCTAATAATTTCAGTTATTGGAACAGTATTGGTCACAATATTCCTACTCTGGGGAAAATTTATTGGAGAAATACCCCAAATAATGAAATTACCCTACCAGATAATTTTCGCGCTTGGAATGAGCCCCCTTGCAATTGGAGGATACTTTGCACAGCGTGAAGAAAATATCGTAATTAGAAAAGAATTCAACTTTCCAGATTTTTTAAGGTCATTGGGAGATTCAGTTAGTGCAAAAGGTGGTGGTATGACCGATTCACTAGAATACCTCTCATCAAACGACTTTGGACCACTAACAAAAGATCTAGAAGGACTTTACAAAAGAGTATCAATTAGGGTGAACAGTCAGAAAGCATGGCGATACTTTGGATATGACACCTGCAGCTACATGATACAGCTTTTCTCCGAAATGTTTGAACGATGTACATTTTTAGGAGGAAATGCGGGTCTTGCTGCACACATGATTGGAAAAAACTTCAGAAAAATCATTAACTTGAGAAGAGCAAAATATCAAAGTGTTAGCCAGTTTTCTGGAATTATGTACGGATTATCTGGAGGTATGGCACTTACCCTATATGCATCAGCAGGGGTTGCAAACATGGTAAATGGCCTCTATACAGGTCTTGATATACCCGACACTATGATTTCTTTGGTGAATATCATAACCCCTGAAGACTTCAACCTAGTTGCATATTTAATATATGGGGTGCTTGTAATTTATTCGATTGTTTCAGGATACCTGATAAAATTGATGGATGGGGGACACTATCAAGTTTCACTCATGCACTTTGTGATAATGCTCTGGGTTGCATCAATAGTTGGATACATCACAGAAGTAATGACCGGAAGCCTGCTTGGAACGAGCCTCCCAATTTAATTATTTGAATAATGAACCAATTAAGAAAGCAATTAATACCAAATTCGTTACTATTTTTATATTTCTTGAAGCTTTTTTCGCCTCTTTTTTTGAAGGATTTTTTACAAGGTTGTATATTCCAATTAAAAATAATAAATCACAGAATACCACAGAAAGCATATAATAAATTCCAAAAAATCCAAATAAATACGGTAAAGGACTTAAAAAAACTGCAAATACGAGCAAAAATGCAGCAATGTATACCGACTTTTCACCGCATTTTATCGGAATTGAAATTACCTTTTCTTGTATATCTCCCTCTATATCTTCATAATCCTTAATTATTTCTCGAGACCACATTGCAAATAACGCACACAAAAATAGCATTATTGTAACATCTATATTTCCAACCGCAATTCCACCAAAAATAAACACTGAACCTGTTAAGTATGCCACAATTAAGTTTCCGATGATTTTATTCTTTTTATAAGTACTCGCATACTGTTGGAGTACGATAGAATTTAAAACTGCCATTAAAAAGCATGCCATATTAAATAAAGAGATAAATAACCCTACAAACACCAATAAATATGAAAATACCCTTGCATCAGTTAATGAAAGTCTTTTTGAAGGAATGGGTCGTTCTGGTTTGTTTATTTTATCAATTTTTAAATCATAGATATCATTTAAAGCATTTCCAAACCCGCAAACTAAAAAAACGACTATCGATGCGAGAATTAGATCATAGACTGTAGCAAGATTGAAGTAGGATGCAATCAAACCCCCGATAAATGCCCCAAAAGATGCCGTTAAACAATTTTTTAACCTAATTAACTCAAAATATGCTTTTATATCCATATCTTCACCTACCTTAAAATATATAGCTATAAACTTAGATAAATAGGTTGATACTTCTAATCCGTGATAAAATGTTGAAATTTGGAACCGCAGGAATCCCAATAAATGCGAAAAGCACCGAAAATGCACTTGAATATCTAAAAAAAATTAATCTTGATGCAATGGAACTTGAATTTGTTCGTGGTGTCAACTTAAAAAGTGAAAAAGCAGAACTTTTAGCAAAAAATTTGGAAATTACGCTCAGTGCACACGCCCCATATTATATCAATTTAAATGCAAAAGAACCTGAAAAAATCGAATCCAGTATTAAGAGAATCGTTGATTCTGCAAAAATTATTCATATATTCAACAAAAAAAATTCCGAAAATAAAAATGTGGTTTTTCATTCTGGATTTTATTTAAAACAGGATCAAAAATTAGTTTATGAGAAAATAAAAGCAAATACCCAAAGAATAATTGAAATAATGGATGAAAATAAAATAAATGCTATGTTGAGGCCAGAAACTACTGGAAAAGGTTCACAGTTTGGAAGCGTTGATGAATTAATCCAGTTATCAACTGAAATTGAAATAATGCCCTGCATTGACTTTTCACATGTTTATGCGCGAAGTCTTGGAAAAATAAATGATTACGATTCCTTTTCAAATATTTTATCAAAACTTGAGAATAATCTCGGAAAAAAAGGAATTAAAGACATGCACATCCACATTTCAGGAATTGAATTTGGAAATGGCGGAGAAAAAAAACATCTCCCGATATCAAATTCTGAATTTAAGTATTTAGAGGTATTAAAAGCTTTAAAAGATTTTGAGTGTTCTGGTACTGTTATCTGTGAAAGTCCGAGATTAGAATACGATGCAGTTATTTTAAAAAAGAATTATGAAGAATTGTAAGAAATTACTGCTGAACTGGAACTATCGAAATTTTTTTAAGAGAATTTCCCTTTTTACATTCTACTTTTTCTGGAAGTATTGAAGAAACCCGGTATTTTCCAGATATTCCTTCAGGATGGCATGAAAGGTAATTTTCACAGCATACTCTGTCACAGTGGACATCTACATGCGTTAAAGTTACGCCTTCAAGCGCTTTTTTAGATTCTATTATTATTGTAAATTCTGCAGGCATTACTTCTACCACCTTAACACCGTTTTCATGGACTGTGCACGGGTGATTTGCAGATCGGACACTTACTATTTTGTATCTCGTTCCAACATCCAGGTTATTGTGACATATTCTTTTAAATCTGCAAGGTTCGCATTCTTCGAGTGGCCCAAGATAAATAAACTCATTTCCAGTTTTTGCAAGCTCGCTGCCAATTAAGGTTATTTTTTTCATGAATAAATCACCGATAATAAGATTGAATAAATAGTACTAACTATAATAATCGAAATTATATTATATAAACAATGTCAAATAGATTTCAGTCGAAAATTACAGGTGTTTTATATGTGCGGAATAATCGGGTATATCGGAAATGAACGGGCTTCAAAAGTACTGTTAAACGGATTAAAAAGGCTAGAATATAGGGGATACGATAGCTGCGGAATTGCAACTATTGATGATACGATTAAACTTAAAAAAAATACTGGAAAAGTTTTGGAAGTTTCCAAAAAAGAAAATTTTGAAGATATGACTGGATTTACTGGAATAGGGCATAGTAGGTGGGCGACACATGGCGGGATTACAAAAAACAATGCGCACCCGCACTACGACTGTAGCGAAAAAATTTGCATTGCTCATAATGGAATCATATCTAATTACCGGGAATTAAAAGAGTTTTTAATTTCAAAAGGCCATGTTTTCAAATCCGAAACTGATACTGAAGTTATCCCGCATTTGATTGAAGAAGAACTAAAAAATTTTGAAGAATTAACCGAAAATAACTATATTGAGGGACTTAAAAATGCAATTGGAAAACTTAAAGGAACTTACGCACTTTTAATTTTAAATCAGGCTTTTCCAGAAACATTGATCGGAGTTAGGAACGAAAGTCCACTGATTTTAGGGATAAAAAATGATGAATGTTTTATTGGAAGTGATATTTCGGCATTTTTAGAATACACTAAACTTGCAATGCCGCTAAATGATTGCGATATGGTAATTTTAAGAAAAAAAAACAATAAAATAGATATTGAAGTCTTAAACGATGGAAAAAAGGTTGAAAGAGAAATTATTGAACTTCAGTGGGACATGGAAAGTGCTGAAAAGGAAGGATTCGACCACTTCATGTTAAAAGAAATTATGGAAGAACCGGTTATCTTAAAAAATTCAATGAAAATTTCAAAACCTGAAATTGAAAATCTTGCAAAAGAAATTGAAAAATGTGATAAAATATACATCACCGCAATGGGCACTTCACTTCATGCTGCAATGGTTGCGGAATACTGGTTCTCAGGATTAAATAAATTAGTTATTCCACTCGATTCATCTGAATTTTTAATAAAAGGAATTGTTGATGAGAAAACTTTAGTTATTGGGATAACTCAAAGTGGTGAAACATACGACACCATGAAAGCAATCAAATACGCTAAAGAAAAGGGTGCAAAAACTGCAACTATAGTAAACGTGCTTGGAAGCACCGCGACTAGGGAAGCGGATATCACGATAATGATGGGTTCAGGCCTAGAAATTGCGGTTTGTGCAACAAAAACATTCATGTCACAGCTTGTTATTTTATACCGGTTATTCATTGAGTATGGTAAAATCGTCGGAAAAAATATGGATATTTTTGAAAAAGAATTACTAAATATTCCAGATTACATTTCAAAAGTTTTGGATGAAAAAGAAAATATCTCAAAAATTGCAAAAGAAATAACCGCTAAAAACTATCTTTTCATTTCAAAAGGAATTAATCTTGCAAATGCCCTTGAAGGGGCTTTAAAATTCAAAGAAATAACCTATTTGCATGCAGAAGGAATGAGCAGCGGATTTTTAAAACACGGGACAATTTCACTAATTGATGAAAATATGGATACGGTTGCACTAATTCCGCCTTCAAAATCCGAACTTTTAAGTTCCGTTCTTTCAAATGTAGAAGAAATAAAAGCAAGAAATGGTAAAGTCATCGGAATTTCACCGGTTGAAAATAATTTAGAATATTTGGTAAAAGTTCCGGATGTAATTGAAGAAGTGAGCCCTTTTGTTTATGCGCCGGTTTGCCAGCTTTTAGCATATTATAAAGCTGTTGAGTTAAAAAGAGATGTAGATAAGCCACGGGGGCTTGCAAAAAGTGTTACAGTTGAGTAATTCGTTTTAATCTTTTCTTTTTTTCAATATCTACGCCCATATTTTCTTCGAGCTCCACCATTTTTGGCGGAAGTTCGTCCCATCTCCAAAAGCCCCTTAATACCTCGCTTTCTGGGAAGTATTTCTTGAGATATTTTACCCATCTTTCAAAGTAGTCTGGATAAAGTTTTTTTACTCTCAAAAATTCGCTGTTTAATGCTGAAGGGCATAAATAACAGCCGATTCTTTCAAATCCTTTATCGTACATCGGATTGTAGGATATATCTTTTGAAAATATGTAACTCCAAACGTCAAGTGAATTCCAGTCGAGAATCGGAAATATATTTGTCTGGAAATCGATAAACCCACTTTTTCTTTCGTAATCTAGATTTGCACGGGTGAAACTTTCATATTTTCTTGAACCATCAATTGTAAGAACTTTTTTGTTTCCATACTTCTTTTTTAAGTATCTTTTCAAAGGCATGAGTTTGCATGCACTGTTACACCATCGATTGTCTTTCGTTGGAATACCTTCTTTTTCAAGATTATCCCAGAAATTATCCCCGTCTACAGTATCAAGATTTATATCGTATTTTTTTGCAAAATCTTTTACATAATTTAGGGTTTCTGGATATTCTAAACCCGTATCGATAAATACAACGTCTAAATCAGGAATAACTTCTTTTGAAATTAAAGTACATACTGCACTGTCCTTTCCACCACTAAATGATGCATTTATTACATAGCCTTTTCGTTTGTATTTTTCAACTGCATCCTGAAGGATTTCTATTGAATATTCAATCTTTTCATCAAGATTTTCTTTATTGTTTTCCAAATAATCTGCAATCTTTTGAAAGTCAAGTTCCTTTTTCCTTGAAAGGTCTTTTACTTTTATCCGATCCTCTTTTCTAACCCCCACACCTAAAAAGTCCCCAATTTTAACTCCAATATATTCAAAATCATCTTTTAATGCTTCATTCAATTCTTCAGGGTTTTCCAAAAGTTCTTCTTTAATATATTTTCCTTTAAGCCTTTTTTTAGTATATTTTAAGGAAATTTTTGGATCTTCGATCATGTAATAAAGAGGAGAGGGAATAAATTTCCAAGTTAAATCTAGTAAATCAAATTCGAGTGTTCCAATCTGATCTTCAGAAACGTAAACCCTTTTTCTGTAATCAATTCCTGAAAGCTTTTCTAAAAGGATTAAATCATCTTCTTGGAAGTTTTTTCCGGTTAAATCATTTAAAATCTTTATTTCGTACGGTGATGCAAATTTTGTGTCTTCTTTGAACATAGTTTTTACCTACAAATCTTCACTTTAATTTAAATTATAATTTTTCTTCAAGATAATTAACAAAATCTCCAATTTCTGGGATATATGCCCCACAAGCGAATTTATGTCCTCCACCACTTCCTCCAACCTTTTTAGAAGCGTAATTTATCGCAGTTGCGAGGTTTATATCTTGTGCAAAAGATAACAGCTTTGGACATCTTGCTGAAACCTTGTATCCGCCATCTACTTCAGAAACTGCAAAAATTGGCTTTTTCCAATCAACCTTTTCAAGAGAATAGCTCATTCCAGCAACAATTCCAACGATGTTTCCCGTTATTGCATTTTTATCAACTTCAAAGTACTGGAAGTTTTCCTTCTGAACTATTTCAACTTCGTTTCGTAAAAAATCCATCGAACCTGCGAGATTTCTTTTGTGTTTTTTGAGCATTCTAAGCATTTTACTGTAGTTTTTGTCTCGATCCCCTTTTAGAACTTCAAGAGGAACCTCATATTCATCGTATCTCGAACATCCGTTTATACAGGTTGAAAATTCTTCCAGATTTTTCAAATTCGATTTAAATTCTTCATTTACTAACTCGTAGCTTTCTCCAAAAATAACTTTTGGAAGGTGTATTCGCCAGGCAGGGGGGATATATCGACTGCACTTGTGTAAAAACTCACTTCCCATGATTTTTTTCTGTTCGAATGTGAGATCACACAGATAATCTTTTGGAATTATATTGGTTCCGTGCTTTCTGTTTACATTGTTTATAAAGTTAATTATTCGAGAGTCGTTATCTGTAAGATCGGTCCTAACATCGGTAAAATATTTAATTGAAGTAAAAAGTGGCCTCGTGTGTTTCCCATAAAACTGTAAATCAGGACTTACTGAAATATCTCCTGCATTAATTGCATCCCTTAATATTAAATCCCTATTCAATCCAATTAAATTTCCTTCAAGACTCTGAACGTCTCCAACAGCCCCTAAAACTGCATATTTTGCAAGGTCGGTAAAACGCGGATTACATATCTTTGCAAAAAGATAACAAACTCCAGCACCGCAGATTTCTTTTCCGCCATCAATTCCATTGTTGTGAGGATTTACATTTACGATATTTTCAGGAATTTTTTCATTTGATATCAGGTGGTGGTCTAAAATAATTATTTTTGGCTTTTTTGAGAGTTCTTTTAACTTTTCATTTATTAAATCAATCTGGCCACTTCCAAGGTCTGCAAATATTATCAAATCATTGTCAAAAGGAATTGTATCGATTGTTCCGTAATCGATCTGCCTTAGAAATAAAAATTCGGCTTCAATATTCAATCTTTCGAGAACTTTTTCCAAAATAATTCTGGAATTTATACCATCTGTATCGATGTGGGTACATACTAGTATCTTTTTTTCCCGATTTTTTCTAAGTAATTTAACTGCTCTTTTTAAATTAAGTAAATATTCCATAATAACACCGTTATTCCAAAAATAAAATACAAATTAGACGTTTAAAACTCGAAACTCATTAGAGTACTATTTATATAATATAAAATTAATATATATGTATAATTGACCCTTAAAAAACCATAGAAGGAATATTTATGGATTATCAAACATTACTCCTTGTGTTAATTTCCGGTATAATAGGTTATGTGTTCACAAAAATATCAAAATCTATGACAGGATACTACCTAGTTCTTGTACTAATGTGTACGATTAATACATACGTACTTTTGGAAATGGCATTGAAAACATTGAGTACTGAGGGCATTGTTCCAGTTATCGGATTTTCAATAGCTACAATGGTAGTATTTGAAATTTCAAGAGCATATTTTGATAACTCATTGAGTATTGATACCTCAAGTTTTCGCGGTCTCCAAGAATTTGGGCTTGAGTACTACATAGCCATTATTTTATTCTACTCGGCATTGTTGTTCGTATTTTTACTATATATCATACCACTGGGATACATGAGTATGATATATATTTCAGTGATTATGCTGATTACATCATTTGCACTTGTTGGAAACAGTATTGTTCGGTACTGGGCATTTGAACTATACTTGGTAGTATACCTGATATTAATGGTCGGTTTAATCTTGTTGAATGTAATAGAAATTGAATACTATCCAACAGTACTTGCCCCATATCTGTTTGTTCTAGTATATTACTTGGAAATGAGATCGTTTATAAAAAAAAGAGCTTCGGGAAGAATTTCATTGAAAAAAACTCTTCTAAGATAATCACAAATCATGTATTTCCAAATTTTTAGTTTTTGTATCATATATAAAAAATCCTGTCGAAGAAGGGTTTACTATTAATGAATTTCCGATTTTATCAATGCACCTGCTTTCATGAATATGGCCGCATGCACACAAAACCGGTTTAAATTCTTCGACAATTTTTCTAACTGCACTGCTTCCAACGTTTCCCGCATCATACCTGTCAGCCATTGTATCTTTTGGAGGGACGTGAGAAATTAAAATAAAATTATTTTTAATGTCCATATTTTCATCTTTTAAAATATTAATAAACCTATTATATATCTCGTCTTCAGAATACTCATTTGGACTGCATATGGGGGTCTTGTTTGATCCCCCTAGTCCGATAAAAATAGTATCATCGAATTTAACCATTTTTTCATCAACATTTAAACCCGATTCGTTCATTTTTTCTTTTACATCTGAACATTCCCAGTTTCCAGGAATTAAAAAAACTTTTATCCTTTCGTTTAAATTTTTTAAAAAATCAATAATTCTAGTATCCCCTTCATGGACGATATCGCACGAATCATTCTGATTCTCTGACTTCACAAAGCTACGCTTCGTAAAATCTCCAGAAATTAAAATAGCGTCAGGTTTGTATCTTAAAAGTTTATCAAAATTAATTATACGGTCATGTAAGTCTGTTAATCCAATAATTCTCATAGAACCGCCATAAATTATCCTGAGAGGTTTGACAGTTCTGCAGTAGCATCGGATATCGCATCTGCGAGTGCCTGTGTTGTCTGGTTTGTTGAATTTGTTATCTGTTTTCCAGTATTTGATACATTACTTGCGTAGAAGTATGCTGCGATTGCTGCAACTGCAACTGCTGCCATTACCAGAATACCGATTTCCATTGATAACTGACCTTTTTTTGAAATTAACTTTTTTATAACCATTATAAAACTCCTTAAAAGTTAGCTAGAATTTATAGAAGACCAGTTTATGGAATTATTTTGGATTAATTCTATTTGATTATGGGTTTCGCTTAGTTCGGAACTCCAATCCACACTTGCTGCTTTTGCATTTTTAGCGTAGGAGTATGCTGCGATTGCTGCAACTGCAACTGCTGCTGCAACGAGGATACCAATCTCCATTGATACCTGACCTTTTTTTGATGTTAGTTTAAAAAATACCATCCACTATCCCCAAATAATAAAAAAATTAAAAATAGTTAAAGAATAGCTGCCATTATGCGCTAGAATTTATGGAAGACCAGTTTACACTGCTGTCTGTAACTGCTTCCAACTGATCGAGTGTATCGGTTACCTTACCTGTTGTATCTTCACTTGCTGCTTTTGCATTTTTAGCGTAGAAGTATGCTGCGATTGCTGCAACTGCAACTGCTGCTGCAACGAGGATACCAATCTCCATTGATACCTGACCTTTTTTTGATGTTAATTTTTCTAAAAATTTCATTGAATACCACCTGAACAGTGTTATAGGTTCATTAATCCATATATGCCACAGAATATATATATTTATTTATTTAGTTTTGAACATTAAAGATAGTATAATAATCGATACGATCGAAGAATAACTTTTAAAAGAAAAAAAGTGGAAGTACTGGGATTTGAACCCAGGTCCAGGGATTTCTCCTGCATCGGGCTTTAGTCCACGCAACAAACTTGTGTTTGTGCGCCTTAAAAATCCTTAGATTCTTAAGAAGGCCATATAGGCACTTGGAGTCCCCGATGATAGACCAGACTACACCATACTCCCTATTGCACATTATAAGAATAAAAAAAGATATATATATAATTTACTGTTAAATCCATTATTTAGTAATTTCTTTGATTGCGATTTTTAGTAGTGTAAAATAAAATTTGAAAATATGATCGATCTCGCTTTTGAAATAGTTCTTCCAATAGCATTTGGAATTATAATAGGTTATATACTTAAGAATGCATATAGTAACAACTGCTTTGTATTAATTGGATTTTTTACAGGAATTATCGTAACTGCATTTAGGCTCTACAGATTTATGAAAAAACATCAAAAACAGCTGAAAGAAAACAGAAAACGAAAATGACAGGTTGATTAGGTGAGATTTTGGAATTAATTGTAAAAGAAGAATCAAAAACGGATTATAATTACGGATCTGATCCATACAAAAGAGACATAAAAACGCTTCTAAATACGGGACTTGTTGTAATCGATAAGCCATCTGGCCCAACTTCCCACGAAGTTGCCGCATGGGTTAGAAACATGCTAAATTTAGTTAAAGCAGGGCATGGTGGAACGCTTGACCCAAAAGTTACAGGTGCACTTCCTGTAGCATTAGGAAACACCACAAAGTGTGTTCCGATCTGGCACATCCCTCCAAAAGAATACGTGTGTTTGATGCATCTGCATGACGATGCTAAACTTGAAGATATTGAAAATATTTTCAAAGAATTTACTGGAAGAATTCATCAAAGACCCCCTTTAAAAGCTGCTGTCAAAAGAAGCCTTAGAATTAGAAAAATATACGAAATTGAGATTTTGGAAATCGATGGTCGAGATATATTATTTAGAACAAAATGCCAGTCCGGAACGTATTTAAGAAAACTTGTAGATGATATGGGAGAAGCTCTTGGAACATCTGCACACATGCAGGAACTTAGAAGAACGATTAGTGGGCCATTTTATGAAAATGAAGCCGTTTATTTGCAGGATTTACTCGATGCATATATATTCTGGAAAGAAGACGGAAACGAAGAAGAATTAAGAAAATTAGTAAAACCTCTTGAATACGGGCTACAACACCTTAAAAAAATAATTGTAAAGGATAGCGCAGTCGATGCAGTATGCCATGGAGCTACACTTTATTCTTCAGGAGTTTCAAAAATTGAAAAGGGAATTGGAACTGATGAAGTTGTTCTGATCGAAACACTAAAAGGAGAAGCCGTTGCAGTTGGAAAACCACTCATGAATACAAAAGACATGCTAAAAACCGAAGAAGGCGAAGTTGTAGAAATAACGCGTGTGATAATGGAACCTGGGATCTATCCTAGAATCTGGAAAAAAAGAAATAAAAATGATAAAACTAAAGCGGAATCAAAGAAGAAATAAATTAGCGGTGAATATTATGAAGATTATAATTGACGAAAATTACTGTAAAGGATGCGACATCTGCATTGAAGTGTGCCCAAAAGACGTTTACAAAAAGTCAGAAACACTGAATAAAAAAGGAATTTACCCGCCCATTCCAGTAAACCCAAAAGAATGTACAAACTGCCAGCTCTGCATATTACAATGCCCAGATCAGGCAATTACTGTTGAAACTGAAGAATAAATGTGAAAAAATGCTTGCAATTGCAACAAAACTTACTAAAATTAATTATGATTATGAAAAATTGCTTGAAATAAACAGAACCGTTTCAAAATCTTTTGATTACCACGTTATAGATGCTGAAACTACTTTGTTAGATGAAAATATTCTTGAAGACTTAAAAAAAGCAGTTTTGACGGTTCAAAGTAAAAGAACCGATTCTTTTGAACTTTTGGAAAAATATGCATCATATGATTTTGATATATGCGTTGTTTTAGGAAATCGCGCATATCTTTCAGAAAAAGAGTCTAATTTTAAAAAAACAAGGATTTTGGATGTTTTAGAAAAAGCAGTTTCTTACAAAAATAAAATTTGGGTAGGAACTGAAGGGGTCGAAAAACTTGTAAAAGATTTTATCGAAAAAAACGATTTAATTTCTTATTATGTTTACGGCTGTGAAAATCCAGATATTTCTTCAAAAAAAGCAATTTACATACCTTATTGTAAAAAAATGGATGAAAATATTTTAAATTCCATGAAAAACTACCTTGGACGGCGTGAAGATTATCACGGAAACTGGCAAGATTTTATAATTTCACTTGAAGACTTAAAAAATAAAGATTTAAATAAATTTAAAGACCATGTTATTGTTGGATATCCAATAAATCAGGATTATGAAAATATTTTAAACTTTAAAAATAAATTTTTGAAAAAATAACTTTTTTTATTTATTATTTTTTTATCGAATTCATGAACCGGTGTTTTATTTCTGTTGGAACTAAATTGATATTTGGAACGTTTTCGTTGTGTGGTTTTGCTTTTGCCACAATTACTTTTGTGCCGGATTCACTTAATGCGAGTTTGAGTGCATCCCTTAACTGTTCTTCATTAGCTACACCAATTGAATCTATTCCGCATGCTTTTGAAACCTGGTATAAATCAGTACAGGTCGAATGAGTTTCCTGATTTCCAGTTGATCCGTAAGCGCAGTTGTCGACAATTAATAGTAAAAAGTCTTTTGGAGCAGTTTTTCCAATTGTTGCAAGAGAGCCCATGTTCATCAGAACAGAACCATCCCCATCAATTGCAATTACCTTTTCATCTACAGAAAGTGCTAACCCATGTCCGATGGATGATGATAAACCCATCGATCCTAACATGTAGAAGTTTTTTTCCCTGTCGTTTATTTTAAAGAGTTCTTTACTTGGGATTCCGATGTTACAAACAACTATTTCATCGGTCACGTATTCCAGTAAAATTTTAATAATTTCATATCTTGTAAGTTCCATACTATTCCCCGTACTTTTGAATTATTTTTTTTAAATCGAGTTTTCCATTGTGTATTGTAGTTCCAATCAATACTCCAGAAATTCCAAGTTCCTTTGAAATTTTCAAATCTTCTT
It encodes:
- the flaJ gene encoding archaellar assembly protein FlaJ, whose product is MFFDILPRVGLKPKDYILKFILPASAISILLLILGITYFSGYTRLVVLFLPLLLMGSAIGYPYIELDSQRQKINERLHIFITKFGVLSITDLDRKELMHLLATEKEELGQLAIESHKIFVLIKRWNQSLAESCRFLANRSPSNQFGDFLDRMAYSIDSGQDLKEFLSGEQDVVMEDYGEFYKRAIYTLDTFKEMYVSAVTSVSFFVTFAIIAPFLLPYDFVTMVTVALLGFILIEVILVYAIKSRLPYDRLWHTGERPTKIDLKLKKWLIISVIGTVLVTIFLLWGKFIGEIPQIMKLPYQIIFALGMSPLAIGGYFAQREENIVIRKEFNFPDFLRSLGDSVSAKGGGMTDSLEYLSSNDFGPLTKDLEGLYKRVSIRVNSQKAWRYFGYDTCSYMIQLFSEMFERCTFLGGNAGLAAHMIGKNFRKIINLRRAKYQSVSQFSGIMYGLSGGMALTLYASAGVANMVNGLYTGLDIPDTMISLVNIITPEDFNLVAYLIYGVLVIYSIVSGYLIKLMDGGHYQVSLMHFVIMLWVASIVGYITEVMTGSLLGTSLPI
- a CDS encoding UbiA family prenyltransferase; the encoded protein is MDIKAYFELIRLKNCLTASFGAFIGGLIASYFNLATVYDLILASIVVFLVCGFGNALNDIYDLKIDKINKPERPIPSKRLSLTDARVFSYLLVFVGLFISLFNMACFLMAVLNSIVLQQYASTYKKNKIIGNLIVAYLTGSVFIFGGIAVGNIDVTIMLFLCALFAMWSREIIKDYEDIEGDIQEKVISIPIKCGEKSVYIAAFLLVFAVFLSPLPYLFGFFGIYYMLSVVFCDLLFLIGIYNLVKNPSKKEAKKASRNIKIVTNLVLIAFLIGSLFK
- a CDS encoding TIM barrel protein, with product MLKFGTAGIPINAKSTENALEYLKKINLDAMELEFVRGVNLKSEKAELLAKNLEITLSAHAPYYINLNAKEPEKIESSIKRIVDSAKIIHIFNKKNSENKNVVFHSGFYLKQDQKLVYEKIKANTQRIIEIMDENKINAMLRPETTGKGSQFGSVDELIQLSTEIEIMPCIDFSHVYARSLGKINDYDSFSNILSKLENNLGKKGIKDMHIHISGIEFGNGGEKKHLPISNSEFKYLEVLKALKDFECSGTVICESPRLEYDAVILKKNYEEL
- a CDS encoding UPF0179 family protein, whose protein sequence is MKKITLIGSELAKTGNEFIYLGPLEECEPCRFKRICHNNLDVGTRYKIVSVRSANHPCTVHENGVKVVEVMPAEFTIIIESKKALEGVTLTHVDVHCDRVCCENYLSCHPEGISGKYRVSSILPEKVECKKGNSLKKISIVPVQQ
- the glmS gene encoding glutamine--fructose-6-phosphate transaminase (isomerizing), translating into MCGIIGYIGNERASKVLLNGLKRLEYRGYDSCGIATIDDTIKLKKNTGKVLEVSKKENFEDMTGFTGIGHSRWATHGGITKNNAHPHYDCSEKICIAHNGIISNYRELKEFLISKGHVFKSETDTEVIPHLIEEELKNFEELTENNYIEGLKNAIGKLKGTYALLILNQAFPETLIGVRNESPLILGIKNDECFIGSDISAFLEYTKLAMPLNDCDMVILRKKNNKIDIEVLNDGKKVEREIIELQWDMESAEKEGFDHFMLKEIMEEPVILKNSMKISKPEIENLAKEIEKCDKIYITAMGTSLHAAMVAEYWFSGLNKLVIPLDSSEFLIKGIVDEKTLVIGITQSGETYDTMKAIKYAKEKGAKTATIVNVLGSTATREADITIMMGSGLEIAVCATKTFMSQLVILYRLFIEYGKIVGKNMDIFEKELLNIPDYISKVLDEKENISKIAKEITAKNYLFISKGINLANALEGALKFKEITYLHAEGMSSGFLKHGTISLIDENMDTVALIPPSKSELLSSVLSNVEEIKARNGKVIGISPVENNLEYLVKVPDVIEEVSPFVYAPVCQLLAYYKAVELKRDVDKPRGLAKSVTVE